The Oncorhynchus gorbuscha isolate QuinsamMale2020 ecotype Even-year linkage group LG06, OgorEven_v1.0, whole genome shotgun sequence sequence ctgtcaactgtgggaccttatatagacaggtgtgtgcctttccaaatcatgtccaatcaattgaatttacaacttTGTTGGACTCCaatccagttgtagaaacatcaaggatgatccatggaaacaggatgcacctgagctcaatttccagtctcctagaaaagggtctgaatacagtatgtttttttatttttattttttaataaattCATAAACATTTCTAATaacctgttttagctttgtcattatgaggttgTGTGAGTAGATCGATGAggatatttatttaatccattttagaataaggctgttacgaaacaaaatgtggaacaagtcaaggggtctgaatactttccgaatgccctgtatataAACAGAAACACAGGTTAACATGTATAAACAGAAACACAGGTTAACATGTATAAACAGAAACACAGGTTAACATGTATAACAGAAACACAGGTTAACAGAAACACAGGTTAACATGTATAAACAGAAACACAGGTTAACATGTATAAACAGAAACACAGGTTAACATGTATAAACAGAAACACAGGTTAACATGTATAAACAGAAACACAGGTTAACATGTATAAACAGAAACACAGGTTAACAGAAACACAGGTTAACAGAAACACAGGTTAACATGTATAAACAGAAACACAGGTTAACATGTATAAACAGAAACACAGGTTAACATGTATAAACAGAAACACAGGTTAACATGTATAAACAGAAACACAGGTTAACATGTATAAACAGAAACACAGGTTAACAGAAACACAGTTTAACATGTATAAACAGAAACACAGGTTAACAGAAACACAGGTTAACATGTATAAACAGAAACACAGGTTAACAGAAACACAGGTTAACATGTATAAACAGAAACACAGGTTAACAGAAACACAGGTTAACATGTATAAACAGAAACACAGGTTAACAAAAACACAGGTTAACATGTATAAACAGAAACACAGGTTAACAGAAACACAGGTTAACATGTATAAACAGAAACACAGGTTAACAGAAACACAGGTTAACATGTATAAACAGAAACACAGGTTAACAGAAACACAGGTTAACATGTATAAACAGAAACACAGGTTAACAGAAACACAGGTTAACATGTATAAACAGAAACACAGGTTAACAGAAACACAGGTTAACAGAAACACAGGTTAACAGAAACACAGGTTAACATGTATAAACAGAAACACAGGTTAACATGTATAAACAGAAACACAGGTTAACATGTATAAACAGAAACACAGGTTAACATGTATAAACAGAAACACAGGTTAACCTGTATAAACAGAAACACAGGTTAACATGTATAAACAGATATTTACTTACATGGTACAGACACGTTCTAGGAAGCTGCTGACCAGATTCTCATGTTTACTACAGAGATCCTTCTGGAACTGATTCTTCATCCAGTCCTCTATGTTACAGACCTTGACCCTGGAGCTGTGCCAGCTGACAGCCAGATAGCGTAGCGACGATCCTAACACATagttctctctcctcagctcagaGGGGGAGTGGAACAAGAGCAGCGACCACAGTCTGGGGTCCAGGTAGACCTCTCTGAGCCGATGGCAGGTCAGGGAGAAAGACCTACAACTGTCTTTATCCAGgtaggagaggaggtggaggagacacTCCTGGTTCAACTGGGTGATGGTGAGGTCCGTTGTGGGCTGGAAGAGCTTGGTGGTGCTGGCGTCCATGGTTGCACggtgagacagacacagaaagactgGCTGACCAGGCTCcgatggacagagagaggcctCGTCTGATCCTCGGGTCCCCAAAGCTTACCACTGACCAGCTGCCTCCAGGCTACAATGAGGCAACAGCAAATTGACTGTATTGTCATGCCTGGATATATGATGCCTTCTCAGCACAGGCTGAGAGTTTGGAGCAGGGTGGGGGGGCTCGAGGGTAACACAGTTGCTGCTGGACATATAAGGCTGTGGAATGGAGGTTATTTTGGGAGGTGGAGGCCAACTGTTTGGTGAAGCTGTCAGAGAGCGAAGTGTTAGAGCTAAGACACACACTCcctctgtgagagacagacacacacacacacatacccctctctcccatctgtcaacctgttcccccccccccaggttCTGGCTCTCTGGACAGGGACAGATGTTTACATCTAAGCGTAGAGGCCCAGAATCTCAAATACATACATCAGCCTGTACACACACTTTAAATATAAATATTATGTTCACTGGACCTGCTACCTTGTCCTGGACATGTTACCTTGTCCTGGACATGTTACCTTGTCCTGGACAtgttaccttgtcctggacctgctaccttgtcctggacatgttaccttgtcctggacatgttaccttgtcctggacatgttaccttgtcctggacatgttaccttgtcctggacatgttaccttgtcctggacatgttaccttgtcctggacctgctaccttgtcctggacatgttaccttgtcctggacatgttaccttgtcctggacatgttaccttgtcctggacatgttaccttgtcctggacctgttaccttgtcctggacatgttaccttgtcctggacatgttaccttgtcctggacatgttaccttgtcctggacatgttaccttgtcctggacctgctaccttgtcctggacatgttaccttgtcctggacatgttaccttgtcctggacatgttaccttgtcctggacatgttaccttgtcctggacatgttaccttgtcctggacatgttaccttgtcctggacctgctgttttggagtctctctctacctgctgtctctaactctgaatgatcggctatgaaaagccaactgactcctggaggtgctgacctgttgcaccctctaaaaCCACTGtgatttgaccctgctggtcatctctgAACGtttcaacatcttggccatgttctgttatagtctccacccggcacaaccagaagaggactggccacccctcagagtctggttctaggtttcttcctaggtctttctagggagtttttcctagccaccgatGTGGTTGGTTGACACCTGCAttgcctgctgtttggggttttaggctgggtttctgaacaggactttgagatatcagctgatgtaaaaagggcttcataaatacattttattggtTGATTGAAACATACATCAGCCTGaacatatacactaccagtcaaccgtttggacacaccgactcattcaagggttttctttattttttactattttctacattgcagaataatagtggagacaactatgaaatcacacatatggaatcatgtggtaaccaaaaaagtgttaaacaaatcaaaaatacatttcatatttgaggttcttcaaatagccatcctttgccttgatgacggctTTGCACACTTGGTCTTGTGATCACACATGCCTCAAGCACACAGGTTACGTTACCTGCTTGCAAATGTTTCATAGTATTTCTGATTAACTCCCCACCACCTAGTATTTTCTTTACAGAAAACCACAGAACCACCACTGCAATACAGGCCTACACGCCTTTTCATCCATCTACAAACAGGATTATTCCACTGTCACCGTAGGGTAACCCTTTTTGGCTCCAGTTAGAACCCGTTTTGGCTCCAGGTAAAATCCCTTCTGTTTCTAGGTAGAGACCCCAGGGGGGGTGGGTTGGGCTCCATTCCACAGAGGGTTGGTGGGATTGAAAAGGATTGGTACCTGGAGGGAAAAAGGGGGGGTTGGttgacagccgaagaaccctgtTGGAAGGATGTGGTTGGTTGAGGAGGGAGACCAGGGGGGTGAGGCCCTGAGGACAATGAGGGGGACCGACCATGAGGCCCTGGACCGACCATGAGGCCCTGGACCAGGATGAGGTCTTGGTTGAGGAGGCCTTGGACCATGCTGCACTGAGATGGGCACAGAGGATGTATGGTCCTTTTCAGGAGGGCGGAGGGGGTGGTGGGttgaggaggagaacagggggtGGTTGGttgaggagggagagcaggggggtggtgggttgaggagggagagcaggggggtGGTGGGttgaggaggagagcagggggtggtgggttgaggagggagagcagggggtggTGGGTTGAGGAGGGGGTGGTGGGTtgaggagggagagcaggaggggggtgggttgaggagggagaggtggtgggttgaacaggggggggggttgagCAGGGGGGTGGGTTGAGGAGggagagcgggggggggggggtggtgggttgaggagggagagcagggggggggggggttgtgggtTGAGACAGGATGTGGTGGGttgaggagggagagcaggggggtggtgggttgaggagggagagcagggggggtgggttgaggagggagagcagggggggTGGTGGGTTGAACAGGATGTGGTGggttgaggaggagaggggggggggttgaggagggagagcaggggggtGGGGAACAGGGTGTTGGttgaggagggagagcaggggggggggtgggttgaggagggagagcagtggtgggttgagggagggagagcaggggggtTGAACAGGATGTGGTGGGttgaggagggagagcaggggggtggtgggttgaggagggagagcaggggggtggtgggttgaggagggagagcagggggtggtgggttgaggagggagagca is a genomic window containing:
- the fbxl22 gene encoding F-box and leucine-rich protein 22, with product MDASTTKLFQPTTDLTITQLNQECLLHLLSYLDKDSCRSFSLTCHRLREVYLDPRLWSLLLFHSPSELRRENYVLGSSLRYLAVSWHSSRVKVCNIEDWMKNQFQKDLCSKHENLVSSFLERVCTMCPNLLSLTLSGCGHISDQEVICVLQSCSRLRSLHLENCVRVTDLTLQALVLHGAGLHQVTVDFCRNVTQAGLEMIREIRPDIRLTAERSAGMIPDSKPDKRTQLPLRRRLMQKGLMFS